The Dendropsophus ebraccatus isolate aDenEbr1 chromosome 3, aDenEbr1.pat, whole genome shotgun sequence genome includes a region encoding these proteins:
- the LOC138786369 gene encoding uncharacterized protein: MEKDSWKKTSMRKPPRWMQNILHAALLIIIYTLSGVCADGSQSATEVQVPQENRGAQENLPGQTQDASQVLKTVPESEESIDDVWIDDLQEEMFVDTSRDIGGKICVGYGVRCCVEIYFAHNTTIDIDMKAGPKKRTYTQLQGTYVHNRQLGKWECMPNEMSFWYIEIQGHEPASWTGDVTNFKLSTKQSGKNRDDFSYRSQLFATFLNPNRITNKDTDEDWSEGWVFQVARANVYVQVNVQLTVTNNIAPEIRVISQNTTIQEGIDPLRLQCGTRLPLPIDAVIKWSREGKILGSYTNGFPGLLHKGEYGDVRWAGNLFSFYIASPLRKDSGQYECCVTTGRSYKNCNSTFVRVWAPEDNACTNVMFKPSDPFQVNHFQTKPLLRNGVFVTLVWTFNITNWMISSRFPQCKPYLSNSEMGLSQWFGQNSPKTLKSKRGVVEGVLGGFGTLGSLANTMDINTLQADLKTIGYLGKRGVQVQKDVNQLLEHMVMSIATVLGSSVSHLQDATLGLIESQEETKVSRACLEIQIEYSTNLKMIAQAMQGGIIPLGVLKSLPEQYGFGLGHLDLWINKWGGCDQNVCVGTSLIPVAGLDQVLVPVVSLGIPVSSKQVIYYELQYTDFAFDGNKLEQLDISACFHFESKIMCLPGQDKVIYHSCFHNHTACKARIETVDSGKDLMTQVKVNKICFQVMEEQMLARAFYSNCAHVRNLSRGLYCVEGDIKYLEVNKNRYNVSSITTEYLRPLPVQFNLTQIDHFPWEEWTNEIKKDKGLLNLLNQQLKTAEIVFQHQQGQLNQIQHEWDEMAGSRWWKNLKKSVDMWSESSTQKAVFNILTHPIVIIAIIVFLCVLYQLFVLWKVRKVYKKIKVEVDKGDNFLRDMIKRMQYSNSNLNLNKKPVYAEDSDMVMKNKGYA, from the coding sequence ATGGAAAAGGATTCCTGGAAGAAAACGTCTATGAGAAAACCTCCAAGATGGATGCAGAACATCTTGCATGCAGCTTTATTAATCATAATATATACTCTGAGTGGAGTGTGCGCTGACGGATCACAAAGTGCGACCGAGGTTCAAGTGCCTCAGGAAAATAGAGGTGCTCAGGAAAACCTACCTGGTCAAACTCAAGATGCATCACAGGTTTTAAAAACTGTACCCGAGTCTGAAGAAAGCATTGATGACGTATGGATTGATGATCTTCAAGAAGAAATGTTTGTGGACACTTCCAGAGACATTGGTGGGAAAATTTGCGTTGGGTATGGAGTTCGATGCTGTGTAGAAATATATTTTGCACATAACACTACTATTGACATCGACATGAAAGCAGGACCTAAGAAACGCACATATACACAATTGCAGGGAACATATGTACACAACAGACAACTTGGAAAATGGGAATGCATGCCTAATGAAATGTCATTTTGGTACATAGAGATCCAAGGACATGAGCCAGCCTCATGGACTGGGGATGTCACGAATTTCAAGCTAAGCACCAAACAAAGTGGGAAAAACAGGGATGACTTCTCTTATCGATCTCAACTGTTTGCTACTTTTCTGAATCCAAATAGAATAACAAATAAGGACACTGATGAGGATTGGTCAGAAGGATGGGTTTTTCAAGTAGCAAGGGCAAATGTGTATGTACAAGTAAATGTGCAATTAACAGTAACAAATAATATTGCCCCAGAGATAAGAGTTATTAGTCAAAACACTACTATCCAAGAAGGAATAGATCCCTTGCGGCTTCAGTGTGGTACCAGATTACCTTTACCAATTGATGCTGTCATCAAATGGTCAAGGGAAGGTAAAATCCTAGGGAGTTACACCAATGGATTTCCAGGCCTTCTTCATAAAGGAGAGTACGGAGATGTAAGATGGGCTGGAAATCTGTTCAGCTTTTATATTGCTAGTCCTCTTAGGAAGGACTCAGGGCAATATGAATGTTGTGTCACCACAGGTAGATCCTATAAAAATTGTAACAGTACCTTTGTTAGGGTTTGGGCTCCTGAGGATAATGCATGTACCAATGTAATGTTTAAACCGTCTGATCCCTTCCAGGTTAACCATTTCCAGACCAAACCTTTATTAAGGAATGGAGTCTTCGTAACCTTAGTATGGACCTTCAATATTACTAACTGGATGATCTCTAGCAGGTTTCCTCAGTGTAAGCCTTATCTCTCTAACTCAGAGATGGGACTTTCACAATGGTTCGGACAAAACTCTCCTAAAACATTAAAGAGTAAAAGAGGGGTGGTGGAAGGAGTCTTGGGAGGTTTTGGAACTTTGGGAAGTTTAGCTAATACTATGGACATAAACACTTTACAGGCAGATTTAAAGACAATTGGTTATCTGGGAAAGAGAGGAGTGCAGGTGCAGAAAGATGTAAACCAATTGTTAGAACACATGGTTATGAGCATTGCTACTGTATTGGGTTCATCAGTATCCCATTTACAGGACGCAACATTAGGGTTAATAGAGAGCCAAGAGGAAACTAAAGTGTCAAGAGCTTGTTTAGAGATCCAAATAGAATATTCTACTAATCTTAAAATGATAGCTCAAGCTATGCAGGGTGGAATAATCCCCCTGGGAGTGTTGAAGAGTTTGCCGGAACAATATGGTTTTGGTCTGGGTCATTTAGATCTATGGATTAATAAGTGGGGTGGGTGCGATCAGAATGTTTGTGTGGGAACATCTTTGATTCCTGTAGCAGGTTTAGATCAAGTTTTAGTTCCTGTGGTTTCATTGGGTATACCTGTAAGTTCAAAACAAGTAATTTATTATGAATTACAATATACTGACTTTGCTTTTGATGGAAATAAGTTGGAACAATTGGATATCTCTGCTTGTTTCCATTTTGAGTCAAAGATAATGTGTCTACCAGGTCAGGATAAGGTTATTTATCATTCTTGTTTTCATAACCATACAGCATGTAAGGCAAGAATAGAGACCGTAGATTCAGGGAAAGATCTCATGACACAGGTAAAGGTGAATAAAATTTGTTTTCAGGTAATGGAAGAACAAATGTTAGCAAGAGCTTTTTATTCTAACTGTGCTCATGTGAGAAATTTGTCCCGAGGTCTTTATTGTGTAGAAGGAGATATCAAATACCTAGAGGTAAATAAGAATAGATATAATGTATCTAGTATAACAACTGAATACTTGAGACCTCTTCCTGTTCAGTTTAATTTGACCCAGATTGATCACTTTCCTTGGGAAGAGTGGACCAATGAGATAAAAAAGGATAAAGGGTTATTAAACTTGTTAAACCAACAGCTGAAAACTGCGGAAATAGTTTTCCAACATCAACAGGGACAGTTGAACCAAATTCAACATGAGTGGGATGAAATGGCAGGGTCCCGATGGtggaaaaatcttaaaaaatctgTAGATATGTGGTCAGAATCGTCAACACAAAAAGCTGTATTTAACATCTTGACGCATCCAATTGTAATTATTGCTATTATTGTTTTTCTTTGTGTGCTATATCAGTTATTTGTGTTGTGGAAAGTTAGAAAAGTGTACAAAAAGATTAAGGTAGAGGTAGACAAAGGGGATAACTTCCTACGAGATATGATAAAAAGGAT